Genomic window (Deltaproteobacteria bacterium):
ATCAGGGTAACGACTATCTCGAATATTTGCGCCCTTTTATACTGCAAGTACTTGTTGACCAGAAGCCCGATCCTGTGACTGACGTAGGGGTCAGCAATCATCTCCGTGAACAATTCGGCCTTAAGATTCCAGAACGCGTTGTTCAGATTCTTTTGAAGCGCATCGCACGGAGGCATTTACTCAAAAAAGATGCCGGAGTATATCACATAACGGGTACTTTACCGGACCCTGGAATTGCCATAAGGAAAAGCGAAGCAGACCGGCACATCCAGGCAGTGGTTTTAGGTCTAATGGAATTCTCAAAAAGCACCGCCAAACCGATCTCAACTGAAGATGAGGCAGTGAAGGCAATGTGTGCATTCTTGGAAGAATTCAATATTACTTGTCTTCGTGCATATCTGAGAGGTACGGCTATTCCAACTGTCGTGGGAAAACATCATAGACACATTGTGCTGGTCAGTAAATATGTCCTACATCTGCAACGTAATAACCCAGAACGTTTTGAAAGTTTCCTCGTGGTGCTTCAGGGACATATGCTGGCAAACGCATTACTTTGCCCAGATCTCCAAAGTGCCCCCAAATCTTACAAGGGTGTCACTTTTTACTTAGACACCCCATTGTTGATACGACGGTTTGGACTTGAGGGTGAGCCAAAGCTGGTGGCAGTGAAAGAAATAATTCGACTTCTGAATAATCTTGGTGGGACAATTGCTACATTCTCACATTCCCGTGACGAACTGGAGCATGTCCTTAGGAGTGTAGCCAAGAGTATCGACTCAAGGGATGGCCGCGGGGCTATTGTTATGGAAGCAAAACGCAAAGGCACCACAAAATCCGATCTGCTAGTCTTGGCAGGACAGATCGATGGGCAGCTCGCCGAGGCAGGAATTGAAGTTAAAGACACACCAGAATATATTGAAAAATTTCAAATCGATGAAAAAGCTTTTACCGAGGTGCTTAAGGACGAGGTGTCATATTTTAATCCACGTGCCAAGGATTACGACATCAACTCTGTACGCAGTATCTATGTCCTCAGAAAGAATTCTTCGCCCTCGATTGTGGAAAAATGCCGCGCAATTCTCGTAACCAGTAACTCAGGATTCGCACGAGCAGCATATAAATATGGTAAGAGGCATGAAGAATCACGTGAGGTATCGCCTGTGATTACCGATTTCAGTCTTGCAAACATGGCCTGGTTGAAAGCTCCGATGGATGCGCCGTCGTTACCGACCATCGAGATACTTGCATACTCTTATGCAGCACTTCAGCCTTCTAAGGAGTTGCTTGACAAGTTTCTATCTGAGGTTGAGAAGTTAGAACAACAGGGCAAAATCTCTAAACGCGACCATCAACTCCTCCGAAGCAACACGCTTGCGCAAGAGGAGATGATGAGCCTGACGTTAGGGGAAGAAACAGCACTTACTGAAGAAACGGTCACTGAGACATTACGGCGTGTTTCAGAAGAAATCAAGAAGGAGGAGAGCGAAAAACTAACAGCCGAGCAAGCCGCCCATCGCAAGACTCGAGAAGAATTAGTTTCAGAGCGCCAAGAGAGGATGCAGATTCAGGAAAAGCTTTTCTTGCGATGTCGTCGAAAAGCAAAAATTCTTGCTGTGACTATAACTGTTTTGCTGATAGTTCTTATTGTCCTCGGTCTTATTAAAGGTGTTGGATTCACGTCAAAAAATCCTCTTTTAGGTTGGTCTTTAATTATGGGGTTGGCCGCAGTTACATTGCTGACACTCGTGAATCTTCTTGCAGGAACCACAGTCAAAAATTTGCATCAAAAAATTGAAAACCGTTGTCTCACATGGTTTTTGAAGCGAGAAGCCAAGGCTATAGGCTTTGATCTACGGGACTTTCAGTGACCTACATGATAAAGCATAAGCAGTACCGCCCCCTCACGCGTACACATCGAGAATAGTTCCCCTCCGCGCTTCCCGTCCTTCCCACAGGCCCCTGGAGTTGTACGTCGAATAGGCCCCGCCGGCCGCTCCCGCGGTGCGCTGCCTCGCGGGCCGCCTGTAAACGGACTCCTCGCCGCTTCGACCCACGGAGCTCCACACCCTCCCATGCCTGGCGAGCTCTATGACGTCGCGCTGCGTCGATGGATCGCCACGCTCGCGCGCAGCGTCGCCGTCTACGGCGTAACCGGGCAGGGGGTCCCTCACCCCGGTGACGTCAATGGCCTCTTCGCCGCCGTAAAAGTTGTAGACGTTCAGGACTATGCCGCTTACGTTCATCTTCCCGGCCGCCTCCCGGGGAAACCTTTCTGAAGAAAGGCTTCCCCGGACCCCTTCCAAAGACTTTCAATACGAGTTGGCTTCCCCCTGTTTTGCCTGGCAAAACAGGGGGGAAACCAACTCGCGTTAAAAGGTTCCCTCAGACTCCCTCCAAAAACTTTTTGTTTGCTCTTCGAGCCGCGTTGGTTCTCATGATCGCTGAGGAAACGAGGTCCTTAAGCCCAAGTTAAAAGTCTTTGAAGGGGGTCTGGGGGAAACTTTCTTCAGAAAGTTTCCCCCAGGTTGCCCGCGCCGGCTGCCACTGGGGCTGTACCGGGGAGTTCGGGCCGCAAAGGCGTAACAACCCCGCCTGGCGCGGCCCGAACTCCCCGGTACAGCCGAAGTTCCGAATAACATACGATGGGGCGAGGGGGGACGCGGGCCTGCGGCCCTTCTGCAGAAAGTTTCCCACAGGATAATTGGTCAGGGGTTCCTTATATTATAGCAAAAAAAAAAGCGTGGGGGCACACCATCTTCCCCCTCCATCATCTACCGCCGCCTCCTGCGGCCGACCCTTCGAGGGCCGCTTCCACGAGCGCCGTCGCCTCGGGGCCGGTCCACTGCCGCGCCCCCTCGATTATGCCGACGAGCACGCCGTCGCGGCCGATGACATAGGCCGCCGGCGCCTTCATCACCTGGAAGGCCTCGGCGACGAAGCCGTTCTCGTCGTAGATGACGCGAAAGCTCAACCGCCGCCGCTCCATCAGATCCCTGACCTCGTGGCGCGTGGCGCTGTGCACCGAGTCGGCGTCCACGCCCACCACCTCGAGGCCCCTGTCGCGGTAGCGGCGGTAGAGCTTCTCCAGCGACTCCAGTCCCTCCACGCACTCCTCGCACTTGTAACGCCAGAAGTAGAGCACGACCA
Coding sequences:
- a CDS encoding TlpA family protein disulfide reductase, encoding MRRLFTALGLAFAVLAAGCDDGGSTYLPVVKPGHPAPDFQIKDMDGEVFRLSNERGRVVVLYFWRYKCEECVEGLESLEKLYRRYRDRGLEVVGVDADSVHSATRHEVRDLMERRRLSFRVIYDENGFVAEAFQVMKAPAAYVIGRDGVLVGIIEGARQWTGPEATALVEAALEGSAAGGGGR